From Calothrix sp. PCC 6303, a single genomic window includes:
- a CDS encoding caspase family protein, producing MKRRNFLHIAGSTLATVGLTQLDIIQQGNEFAQVMAQNTGRKLALLVGINKYTNSEPLRGCVNDVLLQKHLLIHRFGFNPQDIKILLDGDATRRSILTAFEQHLIDRAKPGDTVVFHFSGHGSRIEDPDKDEPDGLNSTLVPIDSGYKAGGGVVQDIMGHTLFLLMYALKTDNVTVVLDSCYSGGAKRGNLTVRSRNGGKKYQPSADELSYQKQWLKRLNLSPQEFIKLRRQNIAKGVAIASARSEQLATDVPLNGYHAGAFTYSLTQYLWQQTSNLSVDRIIGDVGRSTSNLANIHGYIQNPQVNINNRASSNPPIFFTSFNTSAAEAVVTKVRGDIVELWLGGIDTRTLEAFDREAILVTVTNGDRETGIVKLESRDGLVGRGKFIAPARGNSQIQAGTILQERIRGIPQNLRLKIGFDDEFDGNTLERVRQALQIIDRVTPLSLRQEEIHYIFGSMTESRYRKFLKNRQINLPVVGSLGLFLPSLEGIVLDSFGMANESVRDGIKRLQPKFKSLLATRIVREIIGNNNTSLLKVTVAMGNVKENRIIARALPTRGILKQNYHNNYGGTTGSATKTIPTVKDHLIPKIPVGSSIAFTIENQELVPIYVSILVIDAGGNMNIIFPNNWSAGDEEAILPAKAKRIIPDQDSSFQLEISEPFGVEEALIIASTSPLRNTLKAIEKIATRGNISRGTPIPTNNDEFLNISESLLVDLDAIARGGMGDKRVQLATGVRGLDVKKLAAIAIGFEVVAKV from the coding sequence ATGAAACGCCGTAACTTCCTCCACATCGCTGGCTCTACCCTGGCAACTGTAGGTTTGACCCAGCTAGATATTATCCAACAGGGTAATGAATTTGCCCAAGTTATGGCACAAAATACGGGAAGAAAATTAGCCCTATTGGTTGGTATTAATAAATATACTAACTCCGAACCGCTCAGGGGCTGCGTTAATGATGTCTTACTTCAAAAACATTTATTGATACACCGCTTTGGTTTCAACCCCCAAGATATAAAAATCCTCCTGGATGGAGATGCAACCCGACGGAGTATTCTTACGGCATTTGAGCAGCACCTAATCGACAGAGCCAAACCGGGGGATACGGTGGTGTTTCATTTTTCGGGGCATGGTTCCCGTATTGAAGATCCAGACAAAGACGAACCAGATGGATTGAATAGTACTTTAGTGCCGATCGATTCGGGTTATAAGGCTGGTGGTGGTGTGGTGCAGGACATTATGGGGCACACCCTGTTTTTACTCATGTATGCGTTAAAAACGGATAATGTGACTGTTGTTTTGGATAGTTGCTATTCTGGGGGTGCCAAGCGGGGTAATTTGACGGTGCGATCGCGCAATGGTGGAAAAAAATACCAGCCTTCTGCCGATGAGTTGAGCTATCAAAAACAATGGTTAAAACGATTGAATTTATCGCCCCAGGAGTTTATTAAATTACGCCGTCAAAATATTGCTAAAGGTGTGGCAATTGCATCAGCAAGGAGCGAACAATTAGCAACCGATGTACCTTTAAATGGTTATCATGCGGGGGCATTCACCTATTCTCTAACTCAATATTTATGGCAGCAAACCTCTAATTTATCGGTAGATCGAATTATTGGAGATGTGGGTCGCAGCACCAGTAATTTAGCAAATATCCATGGCTATATTCAAAATCCTCAAGTTAATATCAATAATCGAGCCAGTTCCAATCCACCTATTTTTTTTACTTCCTTTAATACATCTGCTGCTGAAGCCGTAGTTACTAAAGTACGTGGAGATATAGTTGAATTGTGGCTGGGGGGAATCGATACCCGTACCCTCGAAGCTTTCGATCGAGAAGCGATTTTGGTAACGGTAACGAATGGCGATCGCGAAACGGGAATTGTGAAGTTAGAATCTCGCGACGGTTTGGTGGGACGGGGGAAATTTATCGCTCCAGCTAGGGGAAATAGTCAAATTCAAGCGGGGACTATTTTGCAAGAAAGGATTCGCGGAATTCCCCAAAATTTAAGATTAAAAATTGGCTTCGATGATGAGTTTGATGGTAATACTTTGGAGCGAGTTAGGCAGGCTTTACAAATAATTGATCGAGTTACTCCCCTATCTTTGAGACAGGAGGAAATCCACTATATATTCGGTTCTATGACTGAATCAAGGTACCGGAAATTTCTCAAAAATCGGCAGATAAATTTACCTGTTGTTGGTAGTTTGGGCTTATTTTTACCATCCCTAGAAGGAATTGTTCTCGATTCTTTTGGGATGGCAAATGAAAGTGTTAGGGATGGGATCAAACGCTTACAACCTAAGTTTAAATCCCTACTAGCAACACGTATTGTTAGAGAAATAATCGGTAACAATAATACATCCCTACTCAAAGTAACGGTTGCCATGGGCAATGTGAAAGAGAATCGGATTATTGCTAGGGCTTTACCAACTCGCGGAATTCTCAAGCAAAATTACCATAATAATTACGGAGGAACTACTGGAAGTGCCACAAAAACTATTCCCACCGTTAAAGACCATTTGATTCCCAAAATTCCGGTAGGTAGCTCGATCGCCTTTACAATTGAGAATCAAGAATTGGTACCTATTTATGTCAGCATTTTAGTAATTGATGCTGGGGGGAATATGAATATAATATTTCCGAATAACTGGTCTGCTGGGGATGAAGAAGCTATTTTACCTGCAAAAGCAAAACGCATAATTCCTGATCAGGATAGTAGTTTTCAACTTGAAATTAGCGAACCCTTTGGTGTTGAAGAAGCATTAATTATTGCCAGTACATCTCCCCTGCGAAACACTCTCAAAGCAATCGAAAAAATTGCCACCAGAGGTAATATTTCACGGGGAACACCAATCCCTACCAATAATGATGAATTTTTGAATATTAGTGAAAGTTTGTTGGTAGATTTGGATGCGATCGCAAGAGGGGGAATGGGCGACAAAAGAGTGCAACTAGCTACGGGAGTTAGGGGTTTGGATGTTAAAAAGCTCGCTGCCATAGCAATCGGGTTTGAGGTTGTTGCAAAAGTTTAA
- a CDS encoding ISAzo13-like element ISCasp1 family transposase translates to MRKQGAVINIREKYREISPYLNERTRRIWAGTEALGLGYGGITAVSEATGLSQNTIRSGIEELLLSSENPTQTARIRSRGGGRKKLTMADKTLKQDLDSLVEPTSRGDPESPLRWSCKSLAKLASELKNMGHKVCSKTVSTLLKSMGYSLQGNRKTQEGKHNPDRDQQFVHINRTVRQFQNQKHPVISVDTKKKELIGNYKNSGVEWEPSSSPTQVKVHDFVDPELGKAIPYGVYDLQHNQAWVSVGIDHDTASFAVETIRNWWFNMGKPLYPDSQHLLITADCGGSNSYRSRLWKLKLQEFAEQTGLTVHVCHFPPGTSKWNRIEHRLFCHISQNWRGRPLDSLMVIVSLIGNTSTKHGLTVHAQVDPNQYQIGIKVSDEDFNAIAITKDTFHGEWNYQISPRNST, encoded by the coding sequence ATGCGCAAACAGGGTGCAGTAATCAATATTAGAGAAAAATACAGAGAAATAAGCCCTTACTTAAATGAACGAACACGTAGGATTTGGGCAGGAACAGAGGCTTTGGGGTTAGGATATGGGGGAATTACAGCAGTATCAGAGGCAACAGGTTTAAGTCAAAATACCATTCGCTCAGGCATAGAAGAATTACTTTTGTCGAGTGAAAATCCGACGCAAACGGCAAGGATACGCAGTCGTGGTGGTGGACGTAAAAAATTGACGATGGCAGATAAAACTTTAAAGCAAGATTTAGACTCTTTGGTAGAACCAACAAGCCGTGGAGACCCAGAATCACCCCTGCGTTGGAGTTGTAAGAGTTTAGCAAAACTAGCTTCAGAGTTAAAAAACATGGGACATAAGGTATGCAGCAAAACTGTTTCAACCTTACTTAAAAGTATGGGCTATAGCTTACAAGGAAATCGCAAAACTCAGGAAGGCAAACATAACCCTGACAGAGACCAGCAATTTGTTCACATTAATAGAACTGTACGACAGTTCCAAAATCAGAAACATCCAGTAATTTCAGTGGACACAAAGAAGAAAGAATTAATCGGTAACTATAAAAATTCTGGCGTGGAGTGGGAACCTTCTTCGTCACCCACTCAAGTCAAAGTTCACGACTTTGTTGACCCGGAGTTAGGCAAAGCAATACCTTACGGCGTATACGATTTACAACATAATCAAGCTTGGGTAAGTGTAGGTATTGACCACGACACAGCATCGTTTGCAGTCGAGACAATACGGAATTGGTGGTTCAATATGGGAAAACCATTATATCCAGATAGTCAGCATCTTCTGATTACAGCCGATTGCGGAGGTAGTAATAGCTACCGTAGCCGCCTCTGGAAACTGAAATTACAAGAGTTTGCGGAGCAAACAGGATTAACTGTTCACGTTTGCCATTTTCCACCTGGAACTAGCAAATGGAATCGAATCGAGCATCGATTATTCTGCCATATTTCTCAAAACTGGCGAGGACGACCCTTGGATAGCTTAATGGTGATTGTAAGCTTGATTGGTAATACAAGTACAAAACATGGCTTAACAGTTCACGCACAAGTAGACCCAAATCAGTATCAAATAGGTATTAAAGTATCCGATGAAGACTTCAATGCTATTGCCATCACAAAAGATACTTTTCATGGTGAATGGAACTATCAAATTAGCCCTAGAAATTCAACGTAG
- a CDS encoding peptidylprolyl isomerase has translation MLEKITVNAQDILHHIKQTRQIPEIIERIAARSIIEHTAAEMSIKVETEDLQKAADNFRFSNELVSSEDTWRWLEKYALSLDDFEELIYIKLLTGKLAYHLFADKIEPYFFENQLNYTDAVIYEIILDDEDLAMELFYAINAGETSFYDVAREYIQDTELRRKCGYRGQVNRRDFKPEISAAVFAAKSPQLLKPIISSKGVHLIMLEAIIQPELTEKLRDRISSEFFDDWLKQQIEIIEICKNLD, from the coding sequence ATGCTCGAAAAAATTACAGTTAACGCCCAAGATATCTTACATCACATCAAGCAAACTCGCCAAATTCCCGAAATAATCGAAAGGATTGCGGCTCGAAGTATCATCGAACATACCGCAGCAGAAATGTCCATTAAAGTCGAAACAGAGGATCTTCAGAAAGCAGCAGATAATTTCCGATTCAGCAATGAACTAGTTAGTTCTGAAGATACTTGGAGATGGTTGGAAAAATACGCTCTCTCTCTAGATGATTTTGAAGAATTGATTTATATTAAGTTGCTTACGGGTAAATTAGCTTATCATTTATTTGCCGATAAAATCGAACCCTATTTTTTTGAGAATCAACTCAATTATACTGATGCGGTGATATATGAAATTATCTTAGATGATGAAGATTTAGCGATGGAGTTATTCTATGCCATTAACGCTGGTGAAACTAGCTTCTACGATGTCGCTCGTGAATATATTCAAGATACAGAATTGCGTCGCAAATGTGGATATCGAGGTCAAGTAAATCGTCGCGATTTCAAACCAGAGATTTCTGCGGCTGTTTTTGCTGCTAAGTCTCCCCAACTACTCAAACCAATTATTTCATCTAAGGGTGTACATTTAATTATGCTCGAAGCAATTATTCAGCCAGAATTAACCGAAAAATTGCGCGATCGCATTAGTTCGGAATTTTTCGATGATTGGTTAAAACAGCAAATAGAGATAATTGAAATTTGCAAAAACTTAGATTAG
- a CDS encoding HlyD family efflux transporter periplasmic adaptor subunit, protein MSDIFNDEIKKTFINRPNLENDSSPEIHNLSPDWSEHTKDLLDSLPQVWTRGILYFLIAFLSISLPWAMLFKVDETGSARGKIEPKGKTFKLDSAVAGTVTAIPIKEGATVKAGEPILILDTEIAKSELRQAKERLEGQLNRRSQLYILKNQLVISIATQKQQNQAQALEKQAQIDQAQQNFTTLKNSYEIQKEEKQTQVNQARQSIEQTTTASKLLATSLKSAERELERYSKLKQEGVIPEINVVEKEDIAKDRQRSFEQSKSDIKQANLRLAEQQSSYQRTISQAKAEIKQSYLQLKEQQQGYQTLIHSGKLAVFRSEEQLKNLDTDMTTLQAEIAQSNSQINSLSLQLQQRILKAPIAGKVFQLPIQRPGAVVQAGTMVAEIAPENSPLIIRAQIPTSASGSLRKGLLVKIKFDAYPFQDYGILEGELLEISPTTLEIDTGNGRTAAYDLEISLKSNCIQNKNQCIPLRPGDTATAEVITRQRRIIDFIIDPFKQLRQGN, encoded by the coding sequence ATGTCAGATATATTCAACGATGAGATTAAAAAGACTTTCATCAATAGACCAAATCTAGAAAATGATTCATCTCCAGAAATACATAACTTATCTCCTGATTGGTCGGAACATACTAAAGATCTGCTCGACAGTTTACCCCAAGTTTGGACAAGGGGAATCCTATACTTTTTGATAGCATTTCTTTCAATTTCCTTACCTTGGGCAATGTTATTTAAAGTTGATGAAACTGGTAGTGCCAGAGGTAAAATTGAGCCGAAAGGGAAAACATTTAAATTAGATAGCGCAGTTGCAGGAACCGTGACTGCGATTCCAATTAAAGAAGGGGCTACAGTCAAAGCTGGAGAACCAATATTAATATTAGATACGGAAATAGCTAAGTCCGAATTGCGACAGGCAAAAGAAAGATTGGAAGGACAATTAAACAGGCGATCGCAATTATATATCTTAAAGAATCAATTGGTTATATCCATAGCAACACAAAAGCAACAAAATCAAGCTCAAGCATTAGAAAAACAAGCTCAAATTGACCAAGCACAACAAAATTTTACCACTCTGAAAAATTCCTACGAAATTCAAAAAGAAGAAAAGCAAACCCAGGTAAATCAAGCACGGCAATCGATAGAACAAACAACAACTGCAAGTAAATTACTAGCAACAAGTTTAAAAAGTGCTGAAAGGGAATTAGAACGGTACAGTAAACTTAAACAGGAAGGTGTAATTCCCGAAATTAACGTTGTCGAAAAAGAAGATATTGCTAAAGACAGACAGAGATCATTCGAGCAAAGTAAATCCGATATTAAACAGGCTAATTTACGTTTAGCTGAACAACAAAGTAGCTATCAACGTACAATAAGTCAGGCAAAAGCAGAAATCAAACAATCATATTTGCAGCTAAAAGAACAACAGCAAGGCTATCAAACGTTAATCCATTCTGGGAAACTTGCAGTTTTCAGAAGCGAAGAACAATTGAAGAATCTCGATACGGATATGACTACATTACAGGCAGAAATTGCCCAGTCTAATAGTCAAATAAATAGCCTGTCATTACAGCTACAACAGCGTATCTTAAAAGCCCCAATCGCAGGTAAGGTATTTCAATTACCAATTCAACGTCCTGGTGCAGTAGTACAAGCTGGAACAATGGTTGCAGAAATTGCACCAGAAAACTCGCCTTTAATTATTCGTGCCCAAATACCGACATCTGCAAGTGGTTCTTTACGCAAAGGATTACTAGTAAAAATTAAATTTGATGCCTATCCTTTTCAAGATTATGGAATTCTCGAAGGAGAACTTTTAGAAATTTCTCCAACTACATTAGAAATCGATACAGGAAATGGCAGAACTGCTGCATATGATCTAGAAATTTCTCTAAAAAGTAATTGTATTCAGAATAAGAATCAATGTATACCACTGCGTCCCGGTGATACAGCAACGGCAGAAGTCATCACCCGTCAGCGTCGAATTATCGATTTTATTATCGATCCATTCAAACAATTACGACAGGGAAATTAA
- a CDS encoding peptidase domain-containing ABC transporter yields the protein MSKNLSEILNSLQLNTALGYPLPAKEFQECLDKIQYISPKVGKIIADTDVKSGIYIILSGKVRLLDDTGELIATLETGASFGEFSLFPEVDFFPYVARASINLHLAFIDRVVLSALMTKYPQIHDHLRRQADITNSAFVHFDTTQPIADLSSWQFERQEDISHGRDLPTPVDEKTQKKIGKAYFPNPSQKVGHLWQHVTKNYPYFAQHSSTDCGAACLVMVSRYWGKRFSINRIRDIANVDRNGASLRGLVVAAESIGFNTRPVKASLDRLGQQKLPAIAHWEGKHYVVVYEISKKYVIVGDPAIGQRQLTHREFQAGWTGYALILEPTVLLKDAKEATNPFWQFFDLLQPHGLVMLEIFMASLFIQIFGLITPLFTQLILDRVVVQRSELTLTAVGLGLLIFNLFRVAITGLRQYLLDHTANRLDVALIVGFIRHTLQLPLSFFETRYVGDIISRIEENRKIRRFLSGEAISILLDLLTIFIYIGLMFWYSWQMALLALVIVPPFFILALISTPFLKKVSREIFGSYNKENSYLIEAITGIRTVKSAAVEQSVRWHWEELLYTAVKTDFSGRLINNRLQICSNTIQAIATTALLWFGAHLVIQNQLSIGQLVAFNMLLGTIISPFQRLAVLWNQLQEVVIAMERINDVLDTEVEEDLQQQTRKYLSSLQGDVRFENVTFRYDIESDSNVIENLSFHIKPGQMVALVGRSGSGKTTISKLALGLYIPTDGRVLIDEYDLTNISLRSLRQQVGVVDQDTFLFGSTIRENINLGNPDATFTEIVEAATIAGADEFIQKLPMGYETQIGEGGGLLSGGQKQRIAIARALLGNPQLLILDEATSHLDTESERIIQKNFSKFLQGRSTLIIAHRLSTVRNADLILVLDKGVLIESGNHEELMAKHGHYFYLNQQQLDASI from the coding sequence ATGTCCAAAAATCTAAGCGAAATCCTAAATTCTCTACAATTAAATACCGCACTGGGTTATCCACTCCCAGCAAAAGAATTCCAAGAATGTCTAGATAAAATTCAATATATTTCTCCCAAAGTTGGAAAAATCATTGCTGATACGGATGTTAAATCGGGTATCTATATTATCTTAAGTGGCAAAGTACGACTACTGGATGATACTGGCGAATTAATCGCAACTTTGGAAACGGGAGCGTCATTTGGTGAGTTTAGTTTATTTCCAGAAGTCGATTTCTTCCCATACGTAGCCAGAGCAAGCATTAATTTACATCTAGCTTTTATCGATCGAGTGGTACTGTCAGCCTTGATGACAAAGTATCCGCAAATTCACGACCATTTACGCAGGCAAGCAGACATCACTAATTCTGCATTCGTCCATTTTGATACCACCCAGCCAATTGCCGACCTCTCTTCATGGCAATTCGAGCGACAAGAAGATATTTCTCATGGGAGGGATTTGCCAACTCCAGTTGATGAAAAAACACAGAAAAAAATAGGTAAAGCCTACTTTCCCAACCCCAGTCAAAAAGTGGGACATTTGTGGCAGCATGTCACCAAAAACTATCCATATTTTGCCCAACACAGTAGTACCGATTGTGGTGCGGCTTGTTTGGTGATGGTTTCTAGATATTGGGGAAAACGCTTTAGTATCAACCGTATTCGAGATATTGCCAATGTCGATCGTAATGGTGCATCGTTGCGAGGATTAGTGGTAGCAGCAGAAAGTATCGGATTTAATACTAGACCGGTAAAAGCGAGTTTGGATCGACTGGGGCAGCAAAAATTACCTGCGATCGCCCATTGGGAGGGTAAACACTACGTTGTCGTCTACGAGATTAGCAAAAAATACGTCATCGTGGGAGATCCGGCGATCGGTCAACGTCAGCTTACCCATAGGGAATTTCAAGCTGGTTGGACTGGGTATGCTTTGATATTGGAACCGACGGTTTTATTGAAAGATGCAAAAGAAGCAACAAATCCTTTCTGGCAATTCTTTGATTTACTCCAACCCCACGGGTTGGTAATGCTGGAAATATTTATGGCTTCTTTGTTTATTCAAATATTTGGATTAATTACTCCCTTATTTACCCAATTAATTCTCGATCGGGTCGTCGTTCAGCGTTCGGAATTAACTCTAACCGCTGTTGGGTTAGGATTGCTAATTTTTAATTTATTTCGGGTGGCAATTACTGGTTTGAGGCAATATTTATTAGACCATACAGCAAATAGATTAGACGTAGCTTTAATTGTGGGATTTATTCGCCACACCCTACAATTACCTTTAAGCTTTTTTGAAACCAGATATGTCGGAGATATTATTTCCAGAATTGAGGAAAATCGTAAAATTCGACGATTTTTATCGGGTGAAGCCATATCAATTTTATTAGATTTATTGACGATTTTTATCTACATTGGTTTGATGTTTTGGTATAGCTGGCAGATGGCATTGCTCGCTTTGGTAATTGTGCCACCATTTTTTATACTTGCGTTGATTTCTACGCCATTTTTAAAAAAGGTTTCTAGGGAAATATTTGGTTCCTATAACAAGGAAAATAGTTATTTAATCGAAGCTATTACTGGCATACGAACAGTAAAATCAGCAGCTGTTGAGCAAAGCGTGCGCTGGCATTGGGAGGAGTTATTATATACAGCCGTTAAAACTGATTTTTCAGGGAGATTAATTAACAATCGCTTGCAAATTTGCAGCAACACAATTCAAGCGATCGCCACTACGGCATTATTATGGTTTGGAGCGCATTTAGTAATTCAAAATCAATTATCGATCGGGCAACTTGTAGCTTTTAATATGCTACTTGGTACTATTATTAGTCCTTTTCAACGATTGGCAGTGTTATGGAATCAACTACAGGAAGTAGTAATTGCAATGGAGCGAATCAATGATGTGCTGGATACGGAAGTAGAGGAAGACCTCCAGCAGCAAACACGAAAATATCTATCGAGTCTTCAAGGAGACGTTCGCTTTGAAAACGTCACATTTCGCTACGATATAGAAAGCGATAGTAATGTGATTGAAAATCTCAGCTTTCATATCAAGCCGGGGCAAATGGTGGCATTAGTTGGACGTAGCGGTTCGGGAAAAACGACAATTTCTAAGTTAGCTTTAGGTTTATATATTCCTACCGATGGCAGAGTTTTAATTGATGAATATGATCTTACTAATATTTCTTTGCGTTCCCTACGGCAACAGGTGGGAGTAGTTGATCAGGACACATTTTTATTTGGTAGTACGATTCGCGAAAATATTAATTTGGGAAATCCAGATGCAACTTTTACAGAAATAGTTGAAGCCGCAACTATCGCAGGAGCAGACGAATTTATTCAAAAGTTACCGATGGGTTACGAAACTCAAATTGGTGAAGGTGGAGGGTTATTATCTGGAGGACAAAAACAAAGAATTGCCATTGCCAGGGCATTATTAGGAAATCCTCAACTGCTCATTTTAGATGAAGCAACTTCCCATTTAGATACGGAATCGGAAAGAATTATTCAAAAGAATTTTAGTAAGTTTCTTCAAGGAAGAAGCACTTTAATAATAGCTCACCGTCTTTCTACTGTGAGGAATGCTGATTTAATTTTGGTACTAGATAAGGGGGTACTAATCGAAAGTGGTAATCATGAAGAATTAATGGCGAAACACGGACATTACTTCTATCTGAATCAGCAGCAATTAGACGCTTCAATATGA
- a CDS encoding helix-turn-helix domain-containing protein: MNITNNSAGKYLTSFQRKFLQKKQQENLSNSYRQRIEIMLLADEGKTQVEICRIVGCCPATARHWMHIARAGMAHQWQDCPLGRPKAIDSKYIERLQELLAMSPRDCGYGFKRWTVGWLAKHLAKELGIEVSDRHLKRVLKQMGLSTISKANISGELGIIENMEKTSEAKIYISDLQVEKLRIYPDLTVLEIEK, encoded by the coding sequence ATGAATATAACTAATAATTCAGCAGGTAAATATTTAACTTCATTCCAACGTAAATTTCTGCAAAAAAAACAGCAGGAAAATTTATCTAACTCCTACCGTCAGCGGATTGAAATTATGTTGCTGGCAGATGAAGGTAAGACCCAAGTAGAAATTTGTCGGATTGTTGGATGTTGTCCGGCAACAGCAAGACATTGGATGCATATTGCTCGTGCGGGAATGGCTCATCAATGGCAAGATTGTCCCCTCGGTCGTCCGAAGGCGATCGATAGTAAATATATAGAGCGGTTGCAGGAATTGCTTGCTATGAGTCCCCGTGATTGCGGTTACGGGTTTAAACGCTGGACGGTAGGTTGGTTGGCAAAGCACCTAGCAAAGGAATTGGGAATTGAGGTTAGCGATCGCCATCTCAAACGAGTTCTCAAGCAAATGGGGTTATCGACTATCTCCAAAGCAAATATCTCTGGTGAATTAGGGATAATTGAAAACATGGAAAAAACCTCAGAAGCAAAAATTTATATTTCTGATCTCCAGGTTGAAAAATTAAGAATTTACCCCGATTTAACTGTGTTAGAAATAGAAAAATAA
- a CDS encoding Mu transposase C-terminal domain-containing protein, protein MFLEDYLGFKSNLATNITDSVLAGERLHRRIAYNEDFLMATRPSTPKGKAKVQPGHGIKVNYIYYWSDAFRNPNVKKTDVPVRYDPFDMGVAYAYVEKRWVRCISQYYSTFVGRTEKEVLLAAQEIRLYSKRNATSTNLNAKRLADFIASVIEHEALLMQRLRDLENKVVIENCCHPTDIGTQLNPDFSHTRTVEPTIDVLVSSEASTVNASVLDITQLPILEEYC, encoded by the coding sequence ATGTTTTTAGAGGATTACCTCGGATTCAAATCAAACCTGGCAACAAATATCACGGATTCAGTTCTAGCTGGAGAACGCTTACACCGAAGAATTGCTTATAACGAAGATTTTCTCATGGCAACACGTCCCAGCACCCCCAAAGGCAAGGCTAAGGTTCAGCCGGGACACGGGATTAAAGTCAATTATATTTATTATTGGAGTGATGCTTTCCGCAATCCAAATGTCAAAAAAACCGACGTACCAGTACGCTACGACCCTTTTGATATGGGAGTTGCTTATGCGTATGTTGAGAAGCGTTGGGTGAGGTGCATTTCTCAGTATTACAGTACTTTTGTTGGACGCACCGAAAAAGAAGTGTTGCTAGCCGCACAGGAAATTAGGCTATATTCCAAACGTAACGCAACTTCTACTAATTTGAATGCGAAACGTTTGGCTGACTTTATCGCGTCGGTAATTGAACACGAAGCCCTGCTGATGCAGAGATTGCGCGATTTGGAAAATAAAGTTGTGATTGAAAACTGTTGCCATCCAACGGACATTGGAACGCAATTAAACCCAGATTTCTCACACACACGAACGGTAGAGCCAACTATCGATGTTTTAGTATCCTCAGAAGCGTCAACAGTCAATGCCTCAGTTTTGGACATTACACAACTACCAATATTAGAGGAATACTGTTAA
- a CDS encoding S1C family serine protease — protein MINKRFSKLGILTLCTVFALTGINTVEQLLSLNGREAGHYNRVLAQTSDEQLNRRVYQKASPAVVTVKTETGHGSGFVISQDGLIITNAHVIKPPPRSEEEAKTYKPAEFPQVVTVVFPDGRKFSADVMGFGKGGLDLAVLKIHGQQNLRTLALAAPGSAKVGDRVFALGTPLDAKFSDTFTQGNITRIDPSDGEIQHNAVIMGGNSGGPLLNSQGQVIGVNTSGIGELNTGMNFSIPVSQVQSFIVAARKKDVSPVSTVFTRTQEPSVRTITLNGQVVKGSLAKGDRTLEDGSFADVYQFQGKKGQQVVIEMTSQKINPVLSLYQVVESAEGEQVTPIAKNDDK, from the coding sequence ATGATAAACAAGCGATTCTCGAAATTAGGAATTTTAACACTATGCACTGTTTTTGCTCTAACGGGTATAAACACCGTCGAGCAACTACTATCCCTGAACGGAAGGGAAGCAGGTCACTATAACCGTGTTTTAGCGCAAACATCTGATGAGCAGCTTAACCGCAGAGTATACCAAAAAGCTAGCCCAGCAGTGGTGACAGTAAAAACAGAAACAGGTCATGGGAGCGGTTTTGTTATTAGTCAGGATGGGTTGATTATTACGAATGCTCATGTAATCAAGCCACCACCACGAAGCGAAGAAGAAGCAAAAACCTATAAACCAGCTGAGTTCCCTCAAGTGGTGACAGTGGTTTTTCCGGATGGGAGAAAATTTAGTGCAGATGTGATGGGTTTTGGTAAGGGTGGTTTAGATTTAGCAGTTCTAAAAATTCATGGACAACAAAATTTGCGTACCCTTGCTTTAGCTGCTCCTGGTAGTGCAAAAGTAGGCGATCGCGTTTTTGCCCTAGGTACTCCTCTGGATGCAAAATTTTCTGATACATTTACCCAAGGTAATATCACCCGCATTGACCCTAGTGATGGAGAAATTCAACATAATGCTGTGATTATGGGGGGTAATTCCGGTGGTCCCCTGCTCAATTCCCAAGGTCAAGTCATTGGTGTGAATACATCGGGGATTGGTGAATTAAATACTGGGATGAATTTTTCTATCCCTGTCTCCCAAGTACAGTCTTTTATCGTTGCAGCGAGAAAAAAAGATGTTTCTCCAGTTTCTACCGTATTTACACGAACTCAAGAACCATCGGTTCGGACAATTACACTCAATGGTCAGGTGGTTAAGGGTAGTTTAGCCAAGGGCGATCGCACTCTCGAAGATGGCAGTTTTGCTGATGTTTACCAATTTCAAGGTAAGAAAGGTCAGCAGGTCGTGATTGAAATGACGAGTCAGAAGATTAACCCGGTTTTAAGTTTATATCAGGTGGTTGAGTCTGCCGAAGGTGAGCAAGTCACCCCAATTGCTAAGAATGACGATAAGTAG